One window from the genome of Mumia sp. ZJ1417 encodes:
- a CDS encoding DUF1365 domain-containing protein — MTARYDVVVRHQRHGPVRYALRSRQAYWLVDLDEVPRLPRGLRWLTGFHSADHLGDSARTIRENLDSWLAESGVPRPARVRMLAQPRMLGHAFDPLTVFWCHGADDAVSHVVAEVRNTYGGRHCYLLQPDADGRAETDKAFYVSPFNPVEGRYALRVPEPDDALIVVITLDRPGHPPFTATMTGTRSANASLWRAPLRPWRTRGVSAAIRWHGIRLYLKGLRPFPRGGHA, encoded by the coding sequence GTGACGGCGCGCTACGACGTCGTGGTCCGACACCAGCGGCACGGGCCCGTCCGGTACGCGCTCCGCTCGCGGCAGGCGTACTGGCTCGTCGACCTCGACGAGGTGCCACGGCTGCCACGTGGGCTGCGCTGGCTGACCGGCTTCCACAGCGCCGACCACCTCGGCGACTCCGCGCGCACGATCCGCGAGAACCTCGACTCCTGGCTCGCAGAGTCCGGTGTTCCTCGGCCCGCTCGGGTGAGGATGCTGGCGCAGCCGCGCATGCTCGGCCACGCGTTCGACCCGCTGACGGTGTTCTGGTGCCACGGGGCCGACGACGCGGTCAGCCACGTCGTCGCCGAGGTGCGCAACACCTACGGCGGTCGCCACTGCTATCTGCTCCAGCCCGACGCCGACGGCCGCGCCGAGACCGACAAGGCGTTCTACGTCTCCCCGTTCAACCCGGTCGAAGGCCGGTATGCGCTGCGCGTCCCCGAGCCCGACGACGCACTGATCGTCGTCATCACGCTCGACCGGCCGGGCCACCCGCCGTTCACCGCGACCATGACAGGCACTCGCAGCGCTAACGCGTCGCTCTGGCGTGCTCCGCTGCGACCGTGGCGCACCCGCGGCGTGAGCGCCGCGATCCGGTGGCACGGCATCCGCCTCTATCTCAAGGGCCTGCGCCCGTTCCCTCGAGGAGGACACGCATGA
- a CDS encoding cyclopropane-fatty-acyl-phospholipid synthase family protein, which translates to MTTLRLAPTHHLGGADVDIDPARWPYVAEVPRSRLRAVAARVVVAGAARRLPLRLRWPDGTVRGAGGPDDPELRLVRPDAFHERLGSRGLIGFGESYMAGDWEADDLAGVLTVLAEHAATLVPRPLQRLRRFAVPRRPRGDANTRDGSRANIAHHYDLSNDLFRTFLDPTLSYSAALFPEEPALHALGEPVDLGSETLADAQRHKVGRALDLAGAGPGTRLLEIGTGWGELALEAADRGAEVTTITLSQEQATLARRRLLDAGLGDRVRVLLQDYRDTQGSYDAIASVEMIEAVGAEHWDEYFATLSRLLAPGGRVGLQAITMPHDRMLASRDTGTWVLTYIFPGGALPSKEVVAECTEAAGLRIDSAFSMGLHYAETLRRWRARFEARADDVAALGFDAVFRRMWSFYLAYSEAGFRSGYLDVVQYGLVKPADDPQEGPTA; encoded by the coding sequence ATGACCACACTGCGACTCGCCCCGACCCACCACCTCGGCGGCGCCGACGTCGACATCGATCCCGCGCGATGGCCGTACGTCGCCGAGGTCCCGCGGAGCCGCCTGCGCGCCGTTGCGGCCCGCGTGGTCGTCGCGGGTGCCGCGCGACGGCTCCCGCTTCGGCTGCGCTGGCCCGACGGGACGGTACGAGGCGCAGGCGGGCCGGACGATCCTGAGCTCCGGCTCGTCCGGCCTGACGCCTTCCACGAGCGGCTCGGCTCCCGCGGGCTGATCGGGTTCGGGGAGTCGTACATGGCGGGCGACTGGGAGGCCGACGACCTCGCCGGAGTCCTCACGGTGCTCGCGGAGCATGCGGCGACGCTCGTCCCGCGTCCGCTCCAACGCCTGCGACGGTTCGCGGTGCCTCGCCGGCCCCGCGGCGACGCCAACACGCGTGACGGGTCGCGCGCGAACATCGCGCACCACTACGACCTGTCGAACGACCTCTTCCGCACCTTCCTCGACCCGACCCTCAGCTACTCCGCGGCCCTCTTCCCGGAGGAGCCCGCGCTCCACGCGCTCGGCGAGCCTGTCGATCTCGGCTCCGAGACGCTCGCCGACGCGCAGCGCCACAAGGTCGGCCGGGCGCTCGACCTCGCCGGAGCCGGACCGGGCACGCGGCTCCTCGAGATCGGCACCGGGTGGGGCGAGCTCGCGCTCGAGGCGGCCGACCGCGGCGCCGAGGTCACGACGATCACGCTGTCGCAGGAGCAGGCGACGCTCGCGCGCAGGCGCCTCCTGGACGCCGGGCTCGGCGACCGCGTGCGGGTGCTGCTGCAGGACTACCGCGACACCCAGGGCAGCTACGACGCGATCGCCAGCGTCGAGATGATCGAGGCCGTCGGCGCGGAGCACTGGGACGAGTACTTCGCGACCCTCTCGCGCCTGCTCGCGCCCGGCGGGCGGGTCGGGCTCCAGGCGATCACGATGCCGCACGACCGAATGCTCGCCAGCCGTGACACCGGCACGTGGGTGCTCACCTACATCTTCCCGGGCGGCGCCCTCCCGTCGAAAGAGGTCGTCGCGGAGTGCACCGAGGCGGCGGGGCTGCGCATCGACTCGGCGTTCTCGATGGGCTTGCACTACGCCGAGACGCTGCGCCGCTGGCGTGCCCGCTTCGAGGCACGCGCCGACGACGTGGCGGCGCTCGGGTTCGATGCGGTGTTCCGGCGGATGTGGTCGTTCTACCTCGCCTACTCCGAGGCCGGCTTCCGCTCCGGCTATCTCGACGTCGTCCAGTACGGCCTGGTGAAGCCGGCCGACGATCCCCAGGAAGGTCCGACCGCATGA
- a CDS encoding cyclopropane-fatty-acyl-phospholipid synthase family protein: MSETTPYGAAHRLLDLVTPFLGASPPVRVRAWDGSTAGPSDAPLLDVRSRRALRHLLWSPGELGLARAYIAGDLDVPGGADALADGLRTVWDGVADRPAPTRPGWRTWVGAFPAALRLGAFGPRPRPPAGEIRLDGERHTRRRDADVIAAHYDLSNAFYALFLDPTMAYSSASYRADDVTLEQAQTAKLDLICDKLGLTEGQTLLDVGCGWGSLALHAAEHRGARGVGITLSAQQHAYVTEQAQRRGLADLVEVRRQDYRALDALDRTADGRGFDAVASIEMGEHVGEENYATYLSVLRHHVRPGGRVLVQQMSRRAGSAPGGGPFIETYIAPDMHMRPLPETLAYVERAGFEILDVEAMREDYVRTVADWQAAYEKRFDEAVALVGEEQARMWRLYLVGGGLAFAQGRMGVDQVLVTRSAA; encoded by the coding sequence ATGAGCGAGACCACCCCGTACGGGGCCGCGCACCGGCTCCTCGACCTCGTCACCCCCTTTCTCGGCGCCTCACCGCCCGTCCGGGTCCGGGCGTGGGACGGGAGCACGGCGGGGCCGTCCGACGCGCCGCTGCTGGACGTCCGTTCGCGCCGTGCCTTGCGGCATCTCCTCTGGTCTCCGGGCGAGCTCGGGCTCGCGCGGGCTTACATCGCGGGCGACCTCGACGTCCCGGGCGGGGCCGACGCGCTCGCCGACGGCCTGCGGACAGTGTGGGACGGCGTCGCCGACCGTCCCGCGCCCACGCGGCCGGGCTGGCGCACGTGGGTGGGCGCCTTCCCGGCCGCGCTGCGCCTGGGCGCCTTCGGCCCCAGACCACGTCCACCAGCCGGCGAGATCCGGCTGGACGGCGAACGCCACACCCGCCGCCGCGACGCCGACGTGATCGCCGCCCACTACGACCTGTCGAACGCGTTCTACGCGTTGTTCCTCGACCCGACGATGGCGTACTCGAGCGCCTCCTACCGCGCCGACGACGTCACCCTGGAGCAGGCGCAGACCGCCAAGCTCGATCTGATCTGCGACAAGCTCGGGCTCACTGAGGGACAGACGTTGCTCGACGTCGGGTGCGGCTGGGGCTCGCTGGCGCTGCACGCGGCCGAGCACCGCGGTGCCCGGGGCGTCGGCATCACGCTGTCCGCGCAGCAGCACGCGTACGTCACGGAGCAGGCACAGCGGCGCGGCCTCGCCGACCTCGTCGAGGTTCGGCGCCAGGACTACCGGGCGCTCGACGCCCTCGACCGTACGGCGGACGGGCGCGGCTTCGACGCCGTGGCCTCGATCGAGATGGGCGAGCACGTCGGCGAGGAGAACTATGCGACGTACCTCTCCGTCCTGCGCCACCACGTCCGGCCGGGCGGCCGGGTGCTCGTCCAGCAGATGTCGCGCCGCGCCGGCTCAGCACCGGGTGGAGGGCCCTTCATCGAGACCTACATCGCGCCCGACATGCACATGCGACCGCTGCCGGAGACACTCGCGTACGTCGAGCGGGCAGGATTCGAGATCCTCGACGTCGAGGCGATGCGTGAGGACTACGTCCGTACGGTCGCCGACTGGCAGGCGGCGTACGAGAAGCGCTTCGACGAGGCGGTCGCGCTCGTCGGCGAGGAGCAGGCCCGGATGTGGCGGCTCTATCTCGTCGGCGGCGGACTCGCCTTCGCGCAGGGCCGGATGGGGGTCGACCAGGTGCTCGTCACGAGGTCCGCCGCATGA